Proteins encoded together in one Carya illinoinensis cultivar Pawnee chromosome 3, C.illinoinensisPawnee_v1, whole genome shotgun sequence window:
- the LOC122303464 gene encoding squamosa promoter-binding-like protein 16 produces the protein MDWDWKDFAWDSLELEEKEDSSSLAGLVGCSGIGGQKNRGGLAVDLKLGRVSDLEERSVDGLKDRGASTTTVRSSPSGPLKRNRVLSGTQNVSCLVDGCKSDLSICRDYHRRHRVCELHSKTPVVIVGGKEQRFCQQCSRFHSLGEFDEVKRSCRKRLDGHNMRRRKSQPEPLYLSSEKLLSNYKGPRMLQFSNPHIYATTLRSSTWPGIAGDGQRPLNSFAFIYNEGNKMFSFLQENGPRVGNQAAPEASLYLQAPPNSNNIASTESGRGCHNILSDGLTQSIDLGCALYLLSTHQTQTPAIGLNPLVQSSASHPIKFLGSEQQFHGVGVSQHSRSHAVNDKSAGIVLVPDANEYCNGGSQGALDGLLESEASRAPPFWWE, from the exons ATGGACTGGGACTGGAAGGACTTTGCATGGGATTCACTTGAGTTGGAGGAAAAAGAGGATAGCAGCAGCCTTGCTGGCCTTGTTGGTTGCAGTGGCATAGGTGGGCAGAAGAATAGAGGAGGACTTGCGGTGGACTTGAAGCTCGGCAGAGTATCTGATTTGGAGGAGAGATCTGTAGATGGATTGAAGGACAGAGGGGCCTCAACAACAACAGTACGGTCATCACCTTCAGGGCCATTGAAAAGGAATCGGGTGCTCAGTGGAACCCAGAATGTTTCATGCTTAGTTGATGGATGCAAGTCAGACCTCAGTATCTGCAGGGATTATCACCGGCGCCATAGGGTTTGCGAACTCCACTCTAAGACCCCAGTTGTGATTGTAGGGGGCAAAGAGCAGCGGTTCTGCCAACAATGCAGCAG ATTCCATTCTCTGGGGGAGTTTGATGAGGTAAAGAGAAGCTGCAGGAAACGCCTTGATGGACACAACATGCGCCGAAGAAAATCTCAGCCAGAACCCCTTTACCTGAGTTCTGAGAAACTTCTCTCCAATTACAAAG GTCCCAGAATGTTGCAATTCAGTAATCCACACATATATGCAACCACTTTGAGAAGCAGCACCTGGCCTGGGATAGCCGGCGACGGACAACGTCCCCTGAATTCCTTTGCCTTCATTTACAATGAGGGAAATAAAATGTTCTCTTTCTTACAGGAAAATGGCCCAAGAGTGGGCAACCAGGCAGCCCCTGAAGCCTCCCTCTATCTGCAGGCACCTCCCAATAGCAATAATATTGCTTCAACAGAAAGTGGAAGGGGCTGCCACAATATATTATCCGATGGGCTAACACAATCCATTGACTTGGGTTGTGCTCTCTATCTTCtgtcaacacatcaaacacaaacTCCAGCAATAGGTCTGAACCCCCTGGTTCAGTCCAGTGCGAGCCATCCGATTAAATTCTTGGGCTCAGAACAGCAATTTCATGGAGTTGGAGTGTCTCAGCACTCGCGCTCTCATGCTGTAAACGACAAGTCTGCAGGTATAGTTTTGGTTCCTGATGCCAATGAATACTGCAATGGAGGGTCTCAAGGGGCGCTCGATGGCTTGTTGGAAAGTGAGGCCTCACGAGCTCCTCCATTCTGGTGGGAGTAG